GCAAGGGCAAGGCGGCCCAAGCGCTGGACTGGTACCGGGAGGTGTTCGGAGCGGCGGAAGTGATGCGCTTTCCGATGCCGGACGGCCGCATCGGGCACGCTGAGACCCAGATCGGGGACTCCCATATCATGCTGGCCGACGAATACCCGGAAATGGGCTACCAGGGCCCGGAAACGCTGGGCGGAAGCCCGGGGTTGATCATGCTGTACGTCGAAAACGTCGATTCGGTGTTCAAGAGAGCGATCGAGCATGGCGCCAAGGTCAAGCAAGAGGTGAAAGATCAGTTCTACGGAGACCGCAACGGCACCATTACCGATCCGTTCGGGCATCACTGGACGCTCTCGACGCACTTCGAGGATGTCACTCCCGAAGAGATGAAGCGCCGCATGGCGTCCATGCAGAAGTAAGGTCCAGCTCACCACCAGGACACCGATCAGCACCGAGGCGCACCGGGGAATCGGCCTCGGTGTATTTCTGTGACCGCGTTGCCTCGTTTAAACCAAGACCTGGATCGCGCCCTTTGTCCTACTGCGCCCGGCCCATCTTCCGCCATGAACCATCGACCACCGGCTCCAGCGCGTTTGTTACAATGAAACCGGGCGAGGTTCTGAACGGATGGCGATGGAATCCGACAAGGTGATGTTCGAGATTTACCGCGAAGCGGCCTATACCGGCAAGTACCGGGTTGTGTATTACACCGAGCTGAACGAAAACAACAAGGAATGGGAGATCAATCGGGCCCTTTCCGGCGAGCACTTTTACGACGGATTCATCAAGAACTACCGTAAGGACGAGGCCAAAGACATCGTCGATGCCATTCTGAAGCGCCTCAATGACGGAGAGAAGCTGACGCCCGACGACATCGAAGCCGCGCTCAGCGAACATATCGCGGCAGGATAGTCAGCCTATCAGTCCGTCAGCAAAGACGTTGCGACTGAGAGATTGACAGACCGCGGCCCATCGGAGTACCGAGTTACAGAAATACTGAGATACTGAAAAACAACATGTCCACCGCCTCCGAAGCCAATCCCGGCATGGTTCCCGACGAGCTGAAGCAAGAGCCTCGATCCAAAGGCCTGACCACGGTGCGCAAGAAGAAGCCGAAAGAGCTGGCGGTGATCACCGAGTGCTGCACCGGATGCGCGGGGTCGCCGGCCTGCGTCGAATATTGTCCGGTGGAAGACTGCATGTTCTGGGTCCCGGATGAAGACCATCCGCCCTTCGGCCGCATCCAGGTCGATCCGATTCTCTGCATCGGCTGCAAGAAGTGCACCAGCAAGGGTCCGGATGGCGCCTTCCTCGACGGCTGCCCGTGGGACGCCATCGTCATGGTGGACACGGTCGAAGTGGAGAAGGAAGTCGGCGTGATGCCGTACTGAGCCACGGATACGAATACCAACTTGTCATTGTTACCGACGGTGAACGCGGTCCTGAATGGAACCAGCGCGATCCTGATCGCCTCGGCGCACAAGTTCATTCGCCGCGGAAACGTGGTGGTCCACCGCGGGCTGATGATCGCGGCAGTGGCGACGTCGTCGCTGTTCTTCGCTTCCTACATTTACTATCACGCGCACGTCGGCAGCGTGCATTTCCAGGGACAAGGCATCTCGCGTCCGATTTATTTCGCTATCCTGATCACGCACACGCTGCTGGCGGCCTCGATTCCGCCGCTGGTCATCATCACGTTGACGCTCGGGCTGCGACGGCGGGACCAGCGCCACCGGCGAATCGCGCGCTGGACCTACCCGATCTGGCTCTATGTCTCGATCACCGGGGTTGTGATTTACTTGATGCTGTACCAGATCTTCCGCGCGCCCGTATGAATATGCCGATCGTGAAGCTCAAGATCGATGTTGGTGGGACCATTGGCCACGAAGCGTGGTATGGGATTCATCAGTTTCCGGAGAACCAGGGCGCGTTCTTCGGGCCTGAATTCGGCTCCAGCGGCGAGTGCAAGCATCCGGCGAACATTCCCCACCCGAAGGGCGAATGGATCGGCGCGGAAGTGATGGTCGCGACCAGCCTGCTGGCGCAGTACGCCATGTCCCATTATCTCGAGCAGGACCGCGTACTCGACGTCGATATCGAGGAATGAGGGATTCTTGCCTTTACCGACCCCGATCGTGAAAGACGCAAACTTCGAGCACAAGCGGATGTCGGTGCGGAACCGGATCCTGTTCTTCGTGGTGGCGTGGGCGATCGTGCTGCTGCCGTTTCTGTTCTGGCACAGCACCTGGTTCGGACGCCAGCTCACCGACGGGGAACTCGACCAGTACATCCACGACCAGCAAAAGCCTCGCCACATTCAGCACGCGTTGGTGCAACTCGGCGAGCGCATGGGACGGCACGATCCAAGCGCGCAACGTTGGTATCTGGACGCGGTTCGCCTGGCCTCCAGCCCAGTGGAGGAAATCCGCAACACGGACGCGTGGATCATGGGCCAGGACAACACGCGAGCGGAATTTCACCAGGCGCTGCTGCCGATGCTGAAGGATCCGTCCCCGATGGTCCGCTACAACGCCGCGCTGTCGCTGGTTCGATTCGGCGATGCCAGCGGGCGTCCGCAGTTGATCGAGATGCTGCAGCCGGTGAAGGTGAATGCGCCGCACGCCGGAAGGGTGACAGACCTGGCGAAGGTGGGGGAAGCGATTCGTCAGAACGGAACGATTGCGAAGCTCGACGTCAACGGATCGACGGTCGAAGCGCGGTCGCCGATTGCGGGCCGGGTGCGCTCGTTCAGCGTGACGCGAGGGGCGCAAGTGCAGGCCGGAAGCGGCCTGGCGGTGATGGATCCGGGTCCTGAGCAGGTGTGGGAGGCGCTACGGGCGCTCTACCTGGTGGGCGAGAAGGAAGATTTGCCGGCGGTGCGGGCTTACGAGAGGGGCCAGGCAAACATGCCGGACCGCGTGCGAGACCAGGCCGTGCAGACAGAAAAGGCGATCGCGGAGCGGGAGCGAGGCAGGTAGCGGTAGCTCGTAGCTGGTAGTTTGGAGGAGATCAGCCGAGCTGCCAGCTACTACTACCAACTACTGATTACTACGCTGCAGGTTTCGTGGTGCGGCGATTGGCGACCAGGAACGCGACCACGAACATCACCAGGGAAAATCCCGCCAATACAACCAGGCAAGTGCTCACGGCGAAGATGGCGCTGTTGGGGAAGAGCAGCGCGCGCAGGGCTTCGTTGCCGTAAGTCAGCGGATTGATGCGCATCAGCAGGCGAATCCATCCGGAAGCGCCGGTGAGCGGGAACAGCGCGCCCGAGAGCAGCCACAGCGGAATCAGGAACAGGTTGATAACGGCGTGAAAGCCCTGCGAGGAATCCATGGGCCAGGCAATGATGAAGCCGAGCGCGGTCAGGGAGAACGAGACGAGAAAAACGTCGAGTACGATGAGGCCGAACTGCGCCAGGCTGAAGTGGATGCCGAGCGCGGGCGCAAAGCAGAGGAAGACCAGTCCTTGAATCATGGCAAGCGTGGTGCCGCCGAGAACTTTGCCCAGCACGATCACGGAGCGATTGACAGGCGCGACCAGAACGGAGAGCAGGAAGCCTTCCTTGCGGTCCTCGATCACCGACATCATGGTGAAGATGGAGGTGAACAGAACAATCATGATCAGCGCGCCAGGAAAGAAGTAATCGAGATAGTGCTGGTTGCCGGCGCCGCTGCCGCCGTTGAAGGAGGTGCCGAAGCCGGAGCCGATGACGATCCAGAACAGGACCGGGGAGGCGATGACACCGACGACGCGCGAGCGCTGGCGATAGAAGCGAACCACCTCGCGCCACCACAGCGAGACCGCAGGAATGATGGTCCCAACCGACGGCACGGGAACGGATTGGATGGCTGTAGTCATGGAGAATTTGGAAATCTGAAATTTGAAAAGTTGAAATTCGTCGCTGTCCGGGATTCAGGGTTGTCCTGCGAAGTCGGCAAGCCGAGCAAATTTCACATTCTCAAGTCTCCAATTTCAAACCTCCTCCTTCTCGCCAGCGTTTTCGGTCCAGAAACGATGCCCGGTGCGATGGATGAAGACGTCTTCCAGGGTCGGCTTGCTGACCGATAGGGATTGAATCTC
The DNA window shown above is from Terriglobales bacterium and carries:
- a CDS encoding ABC transporter permease yields the protein MTTAIQSVPVPSVGTIIPAVSLWWREVVRFYRQRSRVVGVIASPVLFWIVIGSGFGTSFNGGSGAGNQHYLDYFFPGALIMIVLFTSIFTMMSVIEDRKEGFLLSVLVAPVNRSVIVLGKVLGGTTLAMIQGLVFLCFAPALGIHFSLAQFGLIVLDVFLVSFSLTALGFIIAWPMDSSQGFHAVINLFLIPLWLLSGALFPLTGASGWIRLLMRINPLTYGNEALRALLFPNSAIFAVSTCLVVLAGFSLVMFVVAFLVANRRTTKPAA
- a CDS encoding VOC family protein produces the protein MATASTKAHYVPAGYHTATPYLMISKGKAAQALDWYREVFGAAEVMRFPMPDGRIGHAETQIGDSHIMLADEYPEMGYQGPETLGGSPGLIMLYVENVDSVFKRAIEHGAKVKQEVKDQFYGDRNGTITDPFGHHWTLSTHFEDVTPEEMKRRMASMQK
- a CDS encoding DUF420 domain-containing protein, coding for MSLLPTVNAVLNGTSAILIASAHKFIRRGNVVVHRGLMIAAVATSSLFFASYIYYHAHVGSVHFQGQGISRPIYFAILITHTLLAASIPPLVIITLTLGLRRRDQRHRRIARWTYPIWLYVSITGVVIYLMLYQIFRAPV